From the genome of Arthrobacter sp. ERGS1:01:
TGACCGCCGCCGGACTGATGTTCATCCTGGCGCTGATCTTCTTCTTCATCGACTGGTCGGCCCGCTTTGAGCTGAGCCTCTTCTTCGCGGTCATGCTTTTTGCCTGGGGCTCCCGGTTGAAGTTCAAGCCGTTGAAGTGGGCGTCGCTGGTATACGTCCTCATCGCGATTGGCCTGCGCGTGCTGGACGTCCCCGGCGAGGCGTACATCCTGGCGCTGCTGGGTGCGGTGACGGTCGCCTGGCCGTTTGCGCCGCAGCTGCGGCAGCGGCTCACTTCCCGGTAAAGTCCGGCTTCCGCTTGTCCGTGAAGGCCGCGAATCCTTCGGCATAGTCGGCGGTTTTTGACAGCGCCACTTGTGCCTCATTCTCACGTTCGACGGCGTCCCACAGTCCCAGCCGCTGGTCCCGGATCTGTGCCACGAGGGTTTTGCTCGCGTTGAACGCCGTGGTGGGTCCGGTGGCGGCCTTGGCAGCGGCGGCACGGATGAAGTCAAGCAATCCGTCCACCGGCATGGCCCGGCTGAACAGCCCCGCCGCCACCGCGTCCGCGCCACTCATGAGCTCGGAGGAGTAGATGAGATCAAGGGTTCGGTGGGCGCCGAGCCGTTCGGTGAACAGCCAGTGGCCGCCGGAATCCAGCGTGGCCCCGAGGTTGCCGAACGGGGAACCGATCTTCGCATTGTCCGCCACATAGACCACGTCGGTGGCGATCAGCAGGCCCAGCCCCACGCCCAGGCAGGCGCCCTGCGCCGCGGCAAACGTCGGCGCCGGGAAGGTGCTCATCTTGCGCAACAGCGGGGTGAGCAGCCCCTCCAGGTAGGTGCGGGCGTCGTCGTTTGCGCCGTCGACGCCGGCAATGTCCCGGCCGGCGCAAAATGCCCGGCCCTCCCCGCGCAGCAGCAGTGCCCGGACTTCCCCTGTGGCGACGGCAGCGGCGGCCTCGCCGTACGCAGCCTCCAGTTCCCCGAGCCCCGCCTCGTCCAGCGCATTCAGTTTCCCGGGCGCATTCAGCACAATCTCGGCCACGCTGCCGGCAATGGAAAGCTCAATCATGTGGGTTCCTGACAGTAGAAGGGATCTCGACAAGAGAAGGGATCTCGACAAGCTCGATCACCGGACCAGGTGGGACGAGCAGCAAGGCGGCGGGGACGGTGTTTTCGTAGGCTGCGTCAGGGAGGCCGAAGGCCGCCCGCGGCCGACGGCCGGAAAGCAGCCGAGGAAATGCCGTCCCCGCCGCCGGAATCTCGACAAGCTCGATCACCGGGTTAGCCGTCGTAGTCAACGGTGACGGCGTCGGTGGTGGGGCGGGACTGGCAGGTGAGGACGTAGCCGGCGTCGACCTCGTCGGGCTCCAATGCGTAGTTCTCCTCCATTTCGACGCTGCCGGAAACCACCTTGGCCCGGCAGGTTCCGCAGACCCCGCCGGCGCAGGCGAAAGGCACATCGGGGCGCACCCGGAGCGCGGCATTGAGCACGGATTCGCGGGCGTGGGTGGGGCTGAGGACATCGGCCGTGAGTCCGTCGAGGGTGAAGGTGATCTTGTAGTTCTCCTCGGCTTCGTCCACGATGATGGGGCGTCCGGCCTGGCCCTCGGGGCGGTCTGGGCGGCCGGTGGTGAACAGTTCGAAGCGGACGCGGTCCTTGGGGACGCCGCGGGCGGCTAGCACGTCACGGCAGAGCTGGACGAGTTCGAACGGCCCGCACAGGAACCATTCGTCGATGTCGTCGGCGTGGATGGCCGTGCCAAGCAGGGTCTCGAGCTTCTCGGCGTCGAGACGGCCGCTCATGAGCGGGGCGATGCGTTGTTCGCGGGAGAGCACGTGGTGGAGGGCGAACCGTTGCGGATATTTGTCCTTCAAGTCCGCCAATTCCTCCAGGAACATGACGTCCATGGTGGCCTTGTTGGCGTAGACCAGATCCAGGCGGGTGCCCGGATTGCCGGCCAGCAGCGACTTGGCGAGGGCCATGACGGGGGTGATGCCGGAGCCGGCGGCGATCGCCACGTAGCTTCCGGCGTCGCGCGCCATGTCCTCGGGGTGGTTCATGCTGTTGAGCACGTTCTCGACTTGTCCGTCGACTGCGTTACTCTGCTCCCCTTTACCGTGCTTGGAGATGAACGCACCCATGGGGCTCATGACCTCCATGACGGCGCCGGCAGCCAGCTCCGCGTTGGCCCAGGTGGAGAACTCACCGCCAATATCGCGCTTGATCGCGACCTTGATCTCGGAGCTGCCGTCGTCGAACTCCACGGGGGCCGCACAGATGGAGTAGCTGCGGCGCACTTCCCTCTCCACGCCGTCGGCACCGGGCATGTGCATGCGCAGGGCCACGTACTGGCCGGGCAGGTAGTCGTAATAGCCGGCGAGCTCACCGGGCACGGCGAACGTGACCTCGATGGCGTCCTCCGTCAACCGGCGCACCTGGGAGACGGCGAGTTCATGGAAGGAGGCCCGGCGTCGGGCCGCGGCGTCTGCGGGGACGGTCATTAGAGCACCTTGAAGTAGTCGAAGGGTTCCTTGCAGTCCTGGCAGACGTAGAGCGCCTTGCAGGACGTTGAACCGAAGCGGGTGATTTCCTTGGTATTGAGCGAGCTGCATTGCGGGCACTTGACCTGCAGGGCCAGCCGGACGGGGCCGCTGTGGCCGCCGGCGCCGGAGTGCCCGCTGGGGGCGGCGATCCCGTATTCCTCCAGCTTGGCCCGGCCCGCGTCCGTCATCCAGTCCGTGGTCCAGGCCGGTGCCAGCACCAGTACGACGCCGGCCCGCGGGTAGCCTTCCGCGGCAAAGGCGGCGGAAAGGTCGTCACGGATGGCGTCCATGGCCGGGCAGCCGGAGTAGGTGGGTGTGATGGTGACCTGCACGGCGGGCTTGCCGGCGGCGCCGCCGTCGAACACCTCAACGCTGCGCAGGATCCCCAGGTCCGCGATGGTAAGCACCGGGATTTCGGGGTCGCACACGCAGGCGGCAACATCCCAGGCCGCCTGCTGCGCTGTCTTTGCTTGCGCTGTCTTTGCTTGCGCAGTCCTGTCCATGGTGTCCATGGCGGTCACCAGCTGGCCCCGGGGTATTCGCGGGCCAGCACCTGCATTTCGGCCAGCAGGTAGCCGAGGTGTTCGGAGTGGCGGCCGTGCCGCCCGCCACCCGTGGCTGCGGGCGCCGCCGGGACCTCGAGCTCGGCCTCGGCCAGGACTTCCGCCACCGCCCGGTCAAACTCCGCGCGCAGGCTCGACGGCACGACGCCGGAATCGCCCAGGCGCGCCGTCAGGGCGTCGTCCTCGAACAGTTCACCGACGAACGGCCACATCAACGCCAGCCCGGCCACGATGCGGCGGCGGGACTCGTCGGTTCCGCCGGCCAGGCGCAGCACCCACTGGGTGCTGTGGTCGCGGTGGTAGTCCACTTCCTTGACGGCCTTCGCGGCGATGGCGGCCAGCATGGGGTCGGCGGAGCGGGCCAGCTCGCGGTAGAGCGGGAACTGGTAGTTGGCCACGATGAACTGCCGGGCAATGGTGACCGCGAAGTCGCCGTTGGGCTGCTCAAAGAGGTGCGCGGACCGGAATTCGGGTTCGCGGCGGAAGTAGGCGAGATCGTCCTCGCTCTTGTCCCACGCGCTGCCGGCGTAGGTCAGGAAGGAACGGGCATGGCCCAGCTGGTCGAGGGCGATGTTGCCCAACGCAACATCTTCCTCGAGCTCCGGTGCGCGGGAGATCCAGTGGCCCAGGCGCTGGGCCAGGATCAGCGCGTCGTCGCCCAGGCGCAGCGCGTATTCGGCCACATCCTCGCCGGCCTTGGCCGTGCCGGTCTGGGTGGCCAGGGCGATGTCCTCGGGACGGAGGGCGTTGCCGGGGGTGATGCGGGTTGCGGAGGCTGATGCGTCGCTCAAAGGTGCTTCACCCCTTCACTCTTGGTGTAGTACGTGGCGTGCCGGTAATCCTTGCCCTGGGGGGACTCAAAGAAGGAGCCCTTGGAGTCGGGATCGGATGCGGCGATGGCGTCGGAGGGGACCACCCAGATGGAGACGCCTTCGTTGCGGCGGGTATAGAGGTCGCGGGCGTTGCGCAGGGCCATTTCGGCGTCGGGTGCGTGGAGCGAACCGGCGTGGACGTGGCTCAGGCCGCGGCTGGAGCGGACAAAAACCTCCCACAGGGGCCAGCGGTAGGCACCTGCTGCGGCAGCCGGCGTGGTGCTTTCATTCGATTCTTGGGCGCTCATCTTTAGGCTGCTGCTTTCTGTGCGATGGTGGCGAACTGCTTGGCGGCCTGCTTCTCGGCATAGGCGGCGGCCGCCTCGCGGACCCAGGCGCCCTCTTCGTGTGCCGAGCGGCGGCGTTCCAGGCGCTGGGCGTTGCAGGGGCCGCGGCCGGCCAGGACTTCCTTGAATTCCTCCCAGTCCAGCGGACCGTGATCCCACTTTTTGGTGTCTTCGTTGAAGCCGATCTGATCGTCCGGGAGGGTCAGGCCGAGCACCTTGACCTGCTCCACCAGCATGCCCACAAAACGGGAACGGAGTTCGTCGTTGCTGAACCTCTTGATGTTCCACGCCATGGACTGCTTGGAGTTGGGCGAATCGTCGTCCGGCGGGCCGAACATCATCAGCGACGGCGCGTACCAGCGGTTGACCGCGTCCTGCGCCATTTCCTTTTGCGCGGGCGTTCCGTTGGCCAGTTCCAGCAGGATCTCAAAGCCCTGACGCTGGTGGAAGGATTCCTCCTTGCAGACCCGGACCATGGCCCGGCCATAGGGTCCGTAGGACGCGCGGCACAGCGGCACCTGGTTGCAGATCGCGGCGCCGTCCACCATCCAGCCGATGGCGCCCATGTCCGCCCAGGTGACGGTCGGGTAGTTGAAGATGGAGGAATAGCGGGCCTTGCCGGCCACGAGGGCGTCCATCATCTCGTCCCGGGAGGTGCCCAGCGTCTCGGCGGCCGAGTACAGGTACAGGCCGTGTCCGGCTTCGTCCTGGACCTTGGCCATCAGGATGGACTTGCGCTTCAGGCTCGGGGCCCGGGTGATCCAGTTGGCCTCGGGCTGCATGCCGATGATTTCGGAATGGGCGTGCTGGGAGATCTGGCGGACCAGGGAGCGGCGGTACGCGTCCGGCATCCAGTCCTTCGGTTCCACGCGGGAATCCTTGGCGATGATCGCGTCAAAATTCTCCTGCCCGGCGGCGTCTGCCGCAGCCTGGCTCTGCGAGGGCTCTCCCCCGGACTGCACGTTTTGCGCCATGACGTCTCCTCAGATTTCTGCCGATGTATGCGGAATTTAATTACCGACCGTTCGTTCAGAATATAGTGTGACGGACGCCTCGTCAATCACTATTCGCGGCTCTTTGCGCCGGGCTCGCCGGCGGCCCGTCTTTATTCGGCGATGGATTGACAGAACCACCCGAAAGGGTATTACCTAATGAACATTCGGTAAGAAAACGTGAGGAGTGACACATGTCGCCCATCGACTCGGATGTCCACCATCCGATGCTCGCCCAGGACAACGCAACCGAGTGGCTCGGCATCGAGGTGCTCCGGCTCGGGGACGGCCACGCCACGATCGCCATGACGCTCCGCCCGGAGATGATGAACGGTTTTGGCATCACGCACGGCGGCATGATCTTCGCCTTCGCCGATTCCGCCTTCGCCCTGGCCTGCAACCCTGCCGACGGGGACGGCAGCACCGTCACTGTTGCGGCCGGCGTCGACGTTAACTTCCTGGCCCCGAGCCGTGCGGGCCAGCGCATCACGGCCGTCGCCAACCGGCGCCAGCAGCAGGGCCGCAGCGGCCTGTACGACGTCCAGGTCCTGGGCGAGAACGACGGCGTTTCCACCGTCATTGCCGAATTCCGCGGCCGCAGCCGGACCATCCCGAACCGCCACACCACGACAGAAAGGTCCGTCACCGATGACTGACTCAGCCGTAATCGACCCGTCAAAGCTGGACGCCGCCGAGCTCATGAGCCGTGACGAGCTCGAGGCCCTGCAACTGTCCCGCCTGCAGCACACGGTGCAGTACGCCTACGACAAGGTGCCTTTGTACAAGCGGAAGTTTGACGAGACCGGCGTGCACCCCACCGATCTTCGGGAATTGTCGGATCTGGCAAAGTTCCCGTACACCACCAAGGAAGACCTGCGCCAGGAGTACCCGTTCGGCATGTTCGCCGTGCCGCAAAGCGAAGTGGTGCGCATCCACGCCAGTTCCGGCACCACGGGCCGGCCCACGGTGGTGGGGTACACGGCCAACGACATCAAAGTGTGGGCGTCGCTCGTGGCCCGTTCCATGCGCGCCTCCGGCGTCCGCCCCGGCATGAAGGTCCACAATGCCTACGGATACGGCCTGTTCACCGGCGGCCTGGGCGCCCACTACGGCGCCGAAGCCCTGGGAACCACGGTGATTCCCATGTCCGGCGGGCAGACGGAAAAGCAGATCCAGCTCATCACCGACTTTGAACCCGACGCGATCATGTGCACGCCCACCTACCTGCTGACCATCATGGACGCCATGGCGCACCGCGGCATCGACCCCCGCTCCACGTCCCTGAAGTTCGCCGTGTGCGGGGCCGAGCCGTGGACCGAGGAAATGCGCCACGAACTTGAAACCGGCCTCGACATCCAGGCCTGCGACATCTACGGCCTCTCCGAGGTCATGGGCCCGGGCGTGGCCGGCGAATCCGTGGAAACCAAGGACGGCAACCACATCTGGGAGGACCACTTCCGCCCCGAGATCATCGACCCCTTCGACCACTCCACCGTGCTGCCCGACGGCCAGGAGGGCGAGCTCGTGTTCACGGCGTTGACCAAGGAGGCGCTGCCGATCATCCGGTACCGCACCAAGGACCTCTCCCGCCTGCTGCCCGGCACGGCCCGCCCGTCAATGCGCCGCATGGCCCGGATCACCGGCCGCAGCGACGACATGATCATCCTGCGCGGCGTGAACTTGTTCCCGTCACAAATCGAGGAAATCGCGCTGCGCATCCCGGCGCTGAGCCCGCACTTCCAGCTCGAGCTGACCCGCACCGGGCGGATGGATGAAATGACCATCCACATCGAGCCGCGGGAAAACACGACGCCGGCCGACCGCGCCGCCGCCGCCGCAACCTTGAAGGCCCAGATCAAGATCCATGTGGGCTCCTCCTGCATGATCGACGTCGTCGAGCCCGGCACGCTGGAACGCTCCAACGGCAAGCTCAAGCGCATCTACGACAACCGCACCCAGGCCTGAGAGCCTGGGCCCACAGCCCGAGAGATCCGGCGCGCGCATGCGGGCGCCGGGCGGGGCTGGGGACCGTGAGAAACTAGGAACCATGCCCAACACCGCCCCCGCCACCACGCCGACAACCGCCACAAGCAAGCGCGGCCGGCCCGGCTACGACCAACAGTCGGTGCTGCGGATCGCCGTCGACGTCTTCAACGTCCACGGCTACGAGGCCACCTCCATGGGCATCCTGGCGGCCAACCTGGGCATTTCAAAGTCGGCCATCTACCACCACGTGCCGTCCAAGGAAGAACTGTTGCGGCTGGCCCTGGAGGAGGCGATGGGAGGTCTGGAAGAGGTGCTGCGCGAAAGCGGCGCCACGTCCGGACCCGCCGATGCGCGGCTGGAATTCGTGCTCCGCGGCACCATCGCCGTCCTCGTGGAGAAGTTGCCGTTCGTGACGCTGCTGCTGCGCCTGCGCGGGAACACCCAGATGGAGCGCGACGCGCTGGCCCGCCGTCGTGCCTTCGACCGGACCATCACCACCCTGGTCTCCGCCGCCCAGCAGGACGGCACCCTGCGCACGGACATCGAGCCGGGCACCATCACGCGCCTGTTGTTCGGCACCATCAACTCAATCGTCGAATGGTACAAACCGGGAGGAGCCCTGACCGGGGCGAAACTCGCCGACGACGTCATCTCCATGTCGTTCCAGGGCCTGCGCCGGTAAAAATCCCCTCGACAACCCGGCCCCGCGGGCGCACGCTGGTGTCATGGCAACCAAAATCTCCGCATCGCTGCAGGCACTCTCGCGCGAACTCCGTTACGAACCCACCACCAAGCGCATCCGCGCCCTGTTGGGCCAGGCAGTGGCCCTCGATTCCCGCCGCGCCGTCATTGTGTGGGAGCCGCGGCGGGTGGTGCCGTGCTACGCGGTGCCCGCCGAAGACGTGGCCGCCACCCTGAGCCCCGCCACCACCACCCCGGCCGACGGCGCTTCCCCGCCCGTGCTGCACCCGGGCATCCCGTTCAGCCGGCACAGCACACCCGGCGCAGCCCTGGACGTCTCCGCGGGCGGCCAGCTCGCGGCCGGCGACGCCTTCCGCCTCAACGACCCCGACCTTGAGGGGTACGTGGCCTTCAATTCGGAAGCCTTCGATTGGTTGGAGGAGGACGACCCCGTCCAGTCGCACCCCCGCGACCCGTTCCACCGCGTGGACCTCCGGCACAGTTCGCGCCGGGTCAAGGTGACCGCTGGCGACGCGGTGCTGGCCGAATCAGCCGAACCGATGATGGTCTTTGAAACGAACCTGCCGGAGCGGATCTACGTTCCGCCGGCTGACGTCAACTGGGACCTGCTGACGCCCACCGATTCGGCCACCCTATGCCCGTACAAGGGCACGGCCAGCTACTGGAAGCTGGCCGGCGGTCCGGACGGCGACGTGGCCTGGAGCTACCAAAACCCGTTGCCCGAAGCCGGTGAGCTCGCCGGCTACGTGTGCTTCTACGACAACCTGGTGGACGTCGAAGAAATCCGGTGATCGAGCTTGTCGAGATCCGGTCTCCACAGCCTGGGTCTCGACAAGCCCGACCACCGAACTCCCTACTTGTATAGCGTGTCTTCCTTCTCCACGAGGGTCAGCACGTCGTACGTGGCCACGATTTCGCCGTCCTGGTTGTGCAGGATCGCGTCCCAGCAGACCTCACCGTATTCGTCGGTGACGCGGGGCGTGATCTTCTTGGCCGTCAGGGTCACGCGGATCGAGTCGCCGGCGGCAACGGGGGTGATGAAGCGCAGCGCTTCCAGCCCGTAGTTGGCCAGCACGGGGCCCGGCGCGGGCTCCACGAAGAGCCCGGCGGCCCAGGAGACCAGCAGGTAGCCGTGCGCCACGATGCCCGGGAAGAACGGGTTCTGCTCGGCGGCGACGGGGTTGGTGTGGGCGTAGAAGGTGTCGCCGGTGGAGTTGGCAAACGCCGTGATGTCCTCCAGCGTGACCTGCCGCAGTCCGGAGGCGAAGGCGTCGCCAATGTGCAGCTCCGCCAGGGACTTCCGGAACGGGTGGACCGCTCCGGCCGTTCCGCCAAATTCGGGGTCGCCGGCCGTCACGCGGTTGGCGCCCGTGTGCCACACGCCGGTGACGGCCGTGAGCATGTTGGGCGAGCCCTGGATGGCGGTGCGCTGCATGTGGTGCTTGACCGAGCGGATGCCGCCCAGTTCCTCGCCGCCGCCGGCCCGGCCGGGTCCGCCGTGCACCAGGTGCGGCACGGGTGAACCGTGGCCCGTGGACGTGCGGGCGTCCTCGCGGTTGAGCACCAGGACGCGGCCGTGGTGGGCGGCGATTCCGGTCACGAGCGCCTGAGCGGTGGCGGGATCGTTGGTGCAGACCGTGGCCACGAGGGAGCCGGCGCCGAGCGCGGCGAGCCGCACGGCCTCGGAAACGTCGCCGTCGCGGGTGTCATAGCCGATCACGCTCGACACGGGCCCAAACGCCTCCAGCGAATGCACCTCGGGGGCTTCGGCGTCGGCCCAGCTCAGCAGCACCGGCGACATGAAGGCGCCGTCGGCGACCGCGGCCACGGAGCCGTCGGCCCGCGTCACGACCGGCGCGTCCAGGGTGCCCCAGGCCAGCTCGCCGCCGGCCGCGATCATGGTCTCGACGGCGGCGCGGACGTCGGCAAGCTGTTCCAGCGAGGCGAGCGCACCCATTGTGACGCCGTCGGCGCGGGGATCCCCCACCACAACGCGTTCGCTGATGCGGGCGCCAATCGCGTCGATGACGGCCTGCTTGAGCTCGTTGGGCACGATGGTGCGGCGGATGGACGTGCATTTCTGGCCGGCCTTGACCGTCATCTCGGTGACCACGGACTTGATGAACGCGTCGAACTCGGGGGTTCCGGGGACGGCGTCGGGCCCCAGGATGGCAGCGTTCAGGGAGTCGGTTTCGGAGGTGAAGCGGACCCCACCCAGCACCACGTTCGGGTGGCTCTTGAGCGTGTTGGCGGTGGTCGCGGAGCCCGTGAACGCAACCAGGTCGCGGTAGTCCAGCACGTCCAGCAAGGTGCGGGCGGAGCCGGAGACCAGTTGCAGCGATCCGGCCGGCAGGATGCCCGACTCGACCATGGCGCGCACGGCGGCCTCGGCCAGGTAGCCGCTGGGCGTGGCCGGCTTGACGATCGTGGGCACCCCGGCAACGAACGCTGGGGCGAATTTTTCCAGCATGCCCCAGACGGGGAAGTTGAACGCGTTGATCTGTACGGCCACGCCGGGGATGCGGGTGTAGATGTGCTCTGCGATGAACGAGCCGTCCTTGGACAGCACCTCCACCGGGCCGTCCACGATCACGTTCGAGTTGGGCAGTTCGCGCCGTCCCTTGGAGGAGAACGTGAACAGCACGCCGATCCCGCCGTCGATGTCCACCATGGAGTCGATCTTCGTGGCGCCGGTCCGGGCGGAGACCTCGTACAGTTCCTGCCGGCGGTCGTTGAGGTACTGGGCCAGTTCGCGCAGCTTCAGAGCCCGCTCGTGGATGGTCAGCTTGCCCAGTTCCGCCTGGCCCACGGAGCGTGCGTGGGCCACGGCGGCGGCCAGGTCGAGCCCCTCGGCGGAGACCTGTGCCAGCACCTCGCCCGTGCTGGCGTCGCGCGCCGCCACGGATTTGGCGCCGTCGGCCGGGGTCCACCAGGCGTCCTGGACGTAGCTGGGAACCGTTTCAATCGACGTTGCTGTGGTCGTCATGACCCGTCCTTTTCGTGTTGGTCTTGATGTGGGGAGGTGGTGGTGTGGGCGGTTAGGCCCAGTCGAAGAAGCCCTTGCCGGTCTTGCGTCCCAGCTCGCCGCGGGCCACTTTCTCGCGCAGGATCTGCGGCGGCGCAAACCGTTCGCCGAGCGTTTCCGCCAGGTATTCGGCGATGCCCAGGCGCACGTCCAGGCCCACGATGTCCGTGGTGCGCAGCGGTCCGGTGGGGTGCTTGTAGCCCAGCACCATGGCGTTGTCGATGTCCTCGGCGCTCGCCACGCCCTCCTCCACCATGCGCATGGCTTCCAGCGCGATCGCCACGCCCAGCCGTGAAGAGGCGAAGCCCGGTGCATCATTGACCACGACGGCGGTCTTGCCCAGCGCCTCCACCCAGCCTTTCGCCGTGCCCACCAGCTCGGGGCGGCTCTGCTGGGCGATGACCACCTCGATGAGCGTGGACGCCGGAACGGGGTTGAAGAAGTGCAGGCCGATGAAGTCCTGCGGGCGGGCGAGTTCGGCGGCCAGCCCGGTCATGGAGAGCGAGGACGTGTTGGAGGCCAGCACGGCGCCGTCGGCCAGGTGCTTTTCCACGCCCTGCAGCGATGAAACCTTCAAGTCCCAGATTTCCGGGACGGCCTCCACCACCAGTTCGCGGTCGGCAAAGTCGGCGTAGTCGGTAGATACTGTCAGCCGGGAGGCGATCCCTTCCACGGTGCCGGCCAGGCCGCGTTCCACGGACTTGGCCACGGCGGATTCCACCCGTTCGCGCGCGGCGGCCGCGGAATCGTCGTCGCGTTCCACCACCAGCACCTCGCAGCCGTTGATCAGGAAGGCGTGGGCAATTCCGGCCCCCATGCGGCCGCCGCCAAGGACGCCGACGCGGGTGGGCAGGGCGGTTGTTGAGCTCATTTCTTCCTCTTATCCAGAAAAGCCTGCATGCGTTCAAATTTGGCGGGCGATTCAAATAGTTCCGCCTGCGCCCGGTTATCAACCCCGGGGTGCGCCTCGCGTGGTTCGTGGAACACGCGTTTGGTGGTTTGCAACGCCAACGGATCCTGCCGGCCAATCCTGTCCGCGAGCGCGTCCGCGGCGGTCAGGAGGCCCGCCGATTCCACGAGTTCGGTGATGAGCCCCACCCGCAGGCAGTCCTCGCCCGTGAGGATGCGCCCCGCCAGCAGGATGTCCTTGGCGACGGGTTCGCCCACGAGTTCCTTCAGCCGCCAGGTGGCGCCGGCCGCGGCCATGATGCCCAGGCCCGTCTCCGGCTGGCCCATGCGCAGCGAGGGGGTGCCGATCCTGAAGTCGGCGGCATAGGCGAGTTCCGCCCCGCCGCCGAGCGCATAGCCGTCCAGGGCGGCGATGACGGGCATGGGCAGCTTGGCGATGCGGTCGAACAATCCGGAGTTGATGCCGGCCAGGGCGTCGGCGCGACGGCGTTGCATGAGTTCGGCGATGTCCGCGCCGGAGGCAAAGATCCCCTTGGCTTCCGGGGTGCCCGGAATTCCGGAGAGGACCAGCAGCTTCGGCGCGGCCTCCAAATGGGCGCACACGGCGTGCAGTTCGGCCACCATCGCCGCGTCGATCGCGTTGCGCACGGCCGGGCGGTTTAGTTGCACGGCCAGGCGGTCGGCGTTCTCGGTGACCAGCAGCGTGCTGAAGGCGGAGGTGTCCAGGCGGGCGCCGGCGTCGTGCGCCAGGGGCTGGCCCGGCAGGTTTTCCGGCGTCACAGCGCCTCCACGAGCAGCGCGGCGCCCTGGCCCACGCCAACGCACATCGTGGCGAGCCCCATCCCGCCCGGCGCCTCGCGTTCCAGCCGGCCCAGCAGCGTGATGACGATCCGTGATCCGGAGGAGCCCAGCGGGTGGCCCAGGGCGATCGCGCCGCCGTCGTTGTTGACGATTTCCGGGTTGATGCCGAGCTCACGCATGCTGGCCAGCGACTGGGAGGCAAACGCTTCGTTGAGTTCGACGGCGCCCAACCGGCCCACGCCGATA
Proteins encoded in this window:
- a CDS encoding enoyl-CoA hydratase/isomerase family protein — protein: MPGQPLAHDAGARLDTSAFSTLLVTENADRLAVQLNRPAVRNAIDAAMVAELHAVCAHLEAAPKLLVLSGIPGTPEAKGIFASGADIAELMQRRRADALAGINSGLFDRIAKLPMPVIAALDGYALGGGAELAYAADFRIGTPSLRMGQPETGLGIMAAAGATWRLKELVGEPVAKDILLAGRILTGEDCLRVGLITELVESAGLLTAADALADRIGRQDPLALQTTKRVFHEPREAHPGVDNRAQAELFESPAKFERMQAFLDKRKK
- a CDS encoding 3-hydroxyacyl-CoA dehydrogenase family protein, whose translation is MSSTTALPTRVGVLGGGRMGAGIAHAFLINGCEVLVVERDDDSAAAARERVESAVAKSVERGLAGTVEGIASRLTVSTDYADFADRELVVEAVPEIWDLKVSSLQGVEKHLADGAVLASNTSSLSMTGLAAELARPQDFIGLHFFNPVPASTLIEVVIAQQSRPELVGTAKGWVEALGKTAVVVNDAPGFASSRLGVAIALEAMRMVEEGVASAEDIDNAMVLGYKHPTGPLRTTDIVGLDVRLGIAEYLAETLGERFAPPQILREKVARGELGRKTGKGFFDWA
- the paaZ gene encoding phenylacetic acid degradation bifunctional protein PaaZ, with product MTTTATSIETVPSYVQDAWWTPADGAKSVAARDASTGEVLAQVSAEGLDLAAAVAHARSVGQAELGKLTIHERALKLRELAQYLNDRRQELYEVSARTGATKIDSMVDIDGGIGVLFTFSSKGRRELPNSNVIVDGPVEVLSKDGSFIAEHIYTRIPGVAVQINAFNFPVWGMLEKFAPAFVAGVPTIVKPATPSGYLAEAAVRAMVESGILPAGSLQLVSGSARTLLDVLDYRDLVAFTGSATTANTLKSHPNVVLGGVRFTSETDSLNAAILGPDAVPGTPEFDAFIKSVVTEMTVKAGQKCTSIRRTIVPNELKQAVIDAIGARISERVVVGDPRADGVTMGALASLEQLADVRAAVETMIAAGGELAWGTLDAPVVTRADGSVAAVADGAFMSPVLLSWADAEAPEVHSLEAFGPVSSVIGYDTRDGDVSEAVRLAALGAGSLVATVCTNDPATAQALVTGIAAHHGRVLVLNREDARTSTGHGSPVPHLVHGGPGRAGGGEELGGIRSVKHHMQRTAIQGSPNMLTAVTGVWHTGANRVTAGDPEFGGTAGAVHPFRKSLAELHIGDAFASGLRQVTLEDITAFANSTGDTFYAHTNPVAAEQNPFFPGIVAHGYLLVSWAAGLFVEPAPGPVLANYGLEALRFITPVAAGDSIRVTLTAKKITPRVTDEYGEVCWDAILHNQDGEIVATYDVLTLVEKEDTLYK
- a CDS encoding DUF427 domain-containing protein — encoded protein: MATKISASLQALSRELRYEPTTKRIRALLGQAVALDSRRAVIVWEPRRVVPCYAVPAEDVAATLSPATTTPADGASPPVLHPGIPFSRHSTPGAALDVSAGGQLAAGDAFRLNDPDLEGYVAFNSEAFDWLEEDDPVQSHPRDPFHRVDLRHSSRRVKVTAGDAVLAESAEPMMVFETNLPERIYVPPADVNWDLLTPTDSATLCPYKGTASYWKLAGGPDGDVAWSYQNPLPEAGELAGYVCFYDNLVDVEEIR